In Candidatus Kerfeldbacteria bacterium, a single genomic region encodes these proteins:
- a CDS encoding ribonucleotide-diphosphate reductase subunit beta yields MDTTQDEKKILNCSTTDPNKILPMKYTWARQHYKNGVANNWVPEEVNMQKDVEMWQSPTALTEDERRLVMWNMGFFSTAESLTANNIVLIIYRLITNPECRQYLLRQAYEEAVHTDTFIYCCDTLGLDPEDVYTMYNRIPSIKEKDDFVVNMTKSILDPNFTTVGDENIQKFVHDLVGFYVIMEGIFFYAGFVMMLSFMRQNKMVGVGEQFQFILRDESVHLAFGVDLINTIVKENPHIWTPEFQKIVRDNIIKSVDLENTYARDCLPHGILGLNADSIKQYIEYIADRRLERIHLKSEYGTANPFPWMSEVIDLRKEKNFFETRVTEYKTGGLKW; encoded by the coding sequence ATGGATACAACTCAAGATGAAAAGAAAATACTGAATTGTAGTACTACTGATCCGAATAAAATTTTGCCCATGAAGTACACGTGGGCACGGCAACATTATAAAAACGGTGTAGCTAATAACTGGGTACCCGAAGAGGTGAATATGCAAAAGGATGTAGAAATGTGGCAGAGTCCGACCGCCTTGACTGAAGATGAGCGTCGTTTGGTCATGTGGAACATGGGATTTTTTTCCACGGCGGAAAGTCTAACCGCTAATAACATTGTTTTAATTATTTACCGCTTAATTACGAATCCCGAATGCCGGCAGTATTTGCTTCGCCAGGCGTATGAAGAAGCAGTTCATACCGATACTTTTATCTATTGCTGCGACACACTTGGACTGGATCCAGAAGATGTGTACACGATGTATAATCGGATCCCGAGTATCAAAGAAAAGGACGATTTTGTAGTAAATATGACTAAATCAATTCTTGATCCGAATTTTACAACGGTAGGAGATGAGAACATTCAGAAATTTGTCCATGACTTAGTTGGTTTCTACGTAATTATGGAAGGCATTTTCTTCTACGCTGGTTTTGTCATGATGCTGTCTTTCATGCGACAGAATAAAATGGTTGGAGTAGGTGAACAATTTCAATTCATTTTACGCGATGAATCAGTTCACCTAGCTTTTGGCGTTGATCTTATCAATACGATTGTCAAAGAGAATCCTCACATTTGGACTCCAGAATTTCAGAAAATCGTTCGCGATAATATAATCAAGTCAGTCGACCTGGAAAATACGTACGCCCGCGATTGCTTGCCGCATGGTATTCTTGGGTTAAACGCAGATTCGATCAAGCAGTATATTGAATATATTGCCGATAGGCGTCTCGAACGGATTCACCTCAAGAGTGAATATGGTACCGCCAATCCATTTCCCTGGATGAGCGAGGTGATTGATCTTCGCAAAGAGAAGAATTTCTTTGAAACGCGAGTAACTGAGTATAAAACGGGCGGGCTAAAATGGTAA
- a CDS encoding HAMP domain-containing histidine kinase, with protein MTFSPAQTWRTLRDNFQFIYGIFLFILIPGALVVNTVLLTSRTSTIMDIELQRKASLAASIVSSSIRNKFDNIEIVQSELVQIADQNEEIRSLDVLIPENDQFRIVASLDTTQVGTLSNYLYNTIAWQTGEPIAYQTNSAARSTEDPTQVGEERFWVIVRPIKNDDGSLIGIISMKVSSAIIDNLTQDNLNRSLAILLFSIVIIVLLLAHNARLFRNTILLQKLKEVDAMKDEFISMASHELRAPITGIRGYLQMILDGSFGPLPADVRQKLSMVNEESNRLHALVEDLLEVSRIEQGRVSLNLQPSDVAPIITTVCQVLGVQASVKGLDLVKSIQPNLPYALVDPGRFQQILMNLVSNSIKYTMHGKVTIAAEEIRDKKSMVRIKISDTGMGIAAKDRDRLFQKFYRVHNKETDKIIGTGLGLWITRELVHLMKGEIYLDSIEHLGTHVTVLVPLAPPKQISH; from the coding sequence ATGACCTTCTCACCAGCTCAAACCTGGCGCACGCTTCGGGATAATTTCCAATTTATATATGGAATTTTTTTGTTTATCTTGATTCCTGGTGCACTGGTGGTTAATACTGTACTTCTGACGAGTCGGACCAGCACGATCATGGATATTGAATTGCAGCGAAAAGCTTCACTGGCTGCCAGCATTGTGAGTAGTAGTATTCGAAATAAATTTGACAATATTGAGATTGTACAAAGTGAATTAGTGCAGATTGCCGATCAGAATGAGGAGATTCGTAGTCTTGATGTATTAATTCCTGAAAATGATCAGTTTCGCATCGTTGCCAGTCTTGATACTACTCAGGTGGGCACGCTTTCAAATTATTTGTATAATACGATTGCTTGGCAAACGGGTGAGCCAATCGCTTATCAAACAAATTCAGCTGCTCGATCGACCGAAGACCCAACGCAAGTTGGGGAAGAGCGATTTTGGGTTATTGTTCGGCCCATAAAAAATGATGATGGATCGCTTATTGGAATCATTTCCATGAAGGTCTCCTCGGCTATTATTGATAATTTGACTCAGGATAATTTAAACCGCTCACTTGCAATTTTACTATTTTCAATAGTAATTATTGTTCTCTTGCTAGCCCACAATGCCCGTTTGTTCCGTAATACGATTTTACTACAGAAGCTGAAAGAGGTTGATGCCATGAAAGATGAGTTTATTTCTATGGCCTCTCATGAATTGCGAGCACCTATTACGGGCATTCGTGGCTATTTGCAGATGATTCTCGATGGTTCATTTGGGCCACTCCCAGCTGACGTTCGCCAAAAATTATCAATGGTTAATGAAGAGAGTAATCGATTACATGCGTTGGTGGAAGATTTGCTTGAAGTTTCTCGGATTGAACAGGGAAGAGTGAGTTTGAATTTACAGCCGAGCGATGTAGCGCCAATAATAACGACTGTTTGCCAAGTACTGGGCGTCCAGGCCAGCGTCAAGGGACTGGATTTAGTAAAATCAATTCAGCCGAATTTGCCATACGCTTTGGTTGACCCTGGTCGTTTTCAACAAATTCTCATGAATTTGGTAAGTAATTCCATAAAATATACGATGCACGGAAAGGTAACCATCGCGGCGGAAGAAATCCGTGATAAAAAATCGATGGTCCGTATAAAAATATCAGATACGGGCATGGGAATTGCAGCTAAAGATCGAGATCGCCTTTTTCAAAAGTTTTATCGAGTTCATAATAAAGAAACCGATAAAATTATCGGCACCGGTTTGGGATTATGGATTACCCGTGAATTAGTTCATCTGATGAAAGGTGAGATTTATTTGGATAGCATTGAACACCTGGGTACGCACGTGACTGTATTAGTTCCATTAGCCCCGCCCAAGCAAATTTCACATTAA
- a CDS encoding CoA-binding protein, with translation MPAVAIIGASNNRAKYGNKAVRAYREAGWKVFPVNTHETIIETIPVFHYISDIKETIDRVALYVPPEVGLTLIPEIAQVKPRELYCNPGSESDALIAEARSRGLEPIVACAIIAIGKQPRNYH, from the coding sequence ATGCCTGCAGTAGCCATCATTGGCGCCTCGAATAATCGCGCTAAGTACGGCAATAAAGCTGTCCGAGCGTATCGTGAGGCTGGGTGGAAAGTTTTTCCGGTAAATACTCACGAAACGATCATTGAAACAATTCCCGTTTTTCATTACATCTCTGATATTAAGGAAACAATTGATCGAGTAGCATTATACGTTCCGCCTGAGGTTGGATTGACTCTCATTCCTGAAATTGCTCAGGTGAAGCCGAGAGAATTATACTGCAACCCGGGGAGTGAAAGTGACGCCCTGATTGCTGAAGCGCGGTCACGAGGACTTGAACCCATTGTAGCTTGCGCCATCATTGCCATAGGGAAACAGCCGCGTAATTATCATTAA
- a CDS encoding RpiB/LacA/LacB family sugar-phosphate isomerase, with translation MLYIASDYAGYTVKERIKKILEKSSVNFVDVGCTSALKKNDFTDYIKSVVQPVQLSNKNFGILVCGTGQGMTIGANRFKKIRATLVYTPRQARFARTHDNSNVLVVAAWEVRSSQLYPLISAWLKTPFQPLARRVRRLKKIDTWPQ, from the coding sequence ATGCTCTATATTGCATCAGATTATGCCGGATACACCGTCAAGGAGCGAATAAAGAAGATTTTAGAAAAAAGTAGCGTCAACTTTGTTGATGTGGGTTGCACGTCCGCACTTAAAAAAAACGATTTTACCGATTATATTAAATCTGTTGTTCAACCTGTTCAGTTATCAAATAAGAATTTTGGTATTTTAGTGTGTGGAACAGGGCAGGGGATGACCATCGGTGCAAATCGATTTAAAAAAATTCGAGCGACGCTGGTCTATACGCCACGTCAAGCACGATTTGCGCGAACCCACGATAATTCAAATGTTTTAGTCGTAGCCGCCTGGGAGGTGCGTTCATCACAATTGTATCCACTTATCAGCGCCTGGCTCAAGACTCCCTTTCAACCGCTGGCTCGTCGCGTGAGACGATTAAAAAAAATAGATACATGGCCACAATAA
- a CDS encoding ribulose-phosphate 3-epimerase, producing the protein MATIIPGILTDSLAEAQRQLDRLVGLVEWAQIDFMDGLFVPAQSITAEEANTLMTDLKLEAHLMVRDPEAWATLLSPTLFRRVYFHVEALADPTELIRQLREAGFLIGCAVNLGTPLDRYREYVELVDNVLFMGVPSGAQGQAFDPRVIETIKAFILEFPDHQIGIDGGMTLQTIDQAANAGVDDIIVGSAISHSDNVSETIQALRSIIE; encoded by the coding sequence ATGGCCACAATAATTCCCGGCATTTTAACGGATTCGCTTGCTGAAGCTCAACGTCAACTTGATCGTTTGGTGGGTTTAGTTGAATGGGCGCAGATTGATTTTATGGACGGCTTGTTTGTTCCGGCTCAGTCAATAACCGCAGAGGAAGCCAATACGTTGATGACCGATTTAAAGCTTGAAGCGCATTTGATGGTTCGCGACCCTGAAGCATGGGCAACACTGCTTTCGCCAACGTTATTTCGACGTGTATATTTTCATGTCGAAGCTTTGGCTGATCCGACTGAGCTCATCCGCCAATTACGAGAGGCTGGTTTCTTAATTGGCTGCGCTGTAAATCTTGGTACCCCGCTGGACCGGTACCGCGAATACGTCGAATTAGTTGATAATGTGCTGTTCATGGGGGTCCCATCAGGAGCCCAAGGACAGGCGTTTGATCCTCGAGTCATCGAAACAATTAAGGCATTTATTCTTGAGTTTCCTGATCATCAAATAGGCATCGATGGCGGGATGACGCTCCAAACAATTGATCAGGCAGCTAATGCTGGGGTAGACGATATCATCGTTGGGTCAGCCATTTCTCACAGTGACAATGTTTCAGAAACAATTCAAGCGTTACGATCAATAATTGAATAA
- a CDS encoding fructose-6-phosphate aldolase (similar to novel fructose-6-phosphate aldolase from Escherichia coli; enzyme from Methanocaldococcus janaschii shows transaldolase activity), whose product MKTYLHSAILKEIEWSLERGLIDGVITNPTLLNSADRKLGDVVNDILETVSTAPVHIQIVSQTVDEMIAEAKTVSKLAKNVVIKIPMTDEGLLAVRELRLKGIKTNITPIFSISQALLAARAGAEYITLFEGIANELGAKEMDIARDIALIFRQNQFSTEIVVSSIEDAAEVEALALQDMPSVAVPEKVLVQMYRTPQTDKGLKKFNDDWDKIPK is encoded by the coding sequence ATGAAAACGTATCTGCACTCAGCTATTTTAAAAGAGATCGAATGGTCATTAGAACGCGGTTTGATTGATGGAGTAATTACAAACCCAACACTTTTGAATAGCGCTGATCGAAAATTAGGCGATGTGGTCAATGACATTTTGGAGACGGTTTCCACCGCGCCGGTTCATATTCAAATTGTTTCACAAACCGTTGACGAAATGATTGCTGAAGCAAAAACAGTGTCAAAACTTGCTAAAAATGTGGTCATAAAGATTCCCATGACTGATGAAGGGTTGCTTGCTGTTCGTGAGTTACGTTTAAAAGGTATTAAGACAAACATTACGCCAATTTTTTCGATCTCCCAAGCATTACTTGCTGCTCGTGCAGGAGCAGAATACATTACCCTATTCGAGGGTATCGCAAATGAGCTCGGTGCTAAAGAAATGGATATTGCTCGCGATATCGCGCTTATTTTTCGTCAAAATCAATTTTCAACGGAAATTGTTGTGAGTAGCATTGAGGATGCTGCTGAGGTTGAGGCGCTTGCTCTGCAAGATATGCCCAGCGTTGCCGTTCCGGAGAAAGTATTAGTGCAAATGTACCGCACCCCCCAAACTGATAAAGGGTTAAAAAAGTTTAATGATGATTGGGATAAAATTCCTAAGTAA
- a CDS encoding transketolase, producing the protein MSFLKLQKISRLIRYWILMMTTEAQSGHPSSSLSAVELMVGLLFGGVFRFDVTHPNDPHNDRLIFSKGHASPLFYALWVAAGAIQPSQLRAYRSFSSSLEGHPTRRFAFTELPTGSLGQGLSMGVGMALQARLTRARYRTFVLLGDSEMAEGANWEAIQLAAHYHLDSLIGIIDINRLGQRGETMYGHRLVEYERRIRAFGWHTMSVDGHDLRAVRRTFAQLKQGTGRPTMILAKTVKGKGVAFLENKNNWHGKALYPQQFADLLPSFAQLDQSVRGKILMPKKSKTHRPLKKVLHKQLTKQKIDSVREALGVAAAQLGTVFPELVVLDAEVSNSTKMNYFQKAFPDRFFEMFIAEQNMVGVALGMARRGLHPIVSTFGAFLLRAADQIRMSQYAKVPIMYIGSHPGVTIGKDGYSQMALEDIAFFRSLRTSVVLYPADAPSAQKLLREGLKEKGIVYIRSTRNATPQLYRSSDRFVVGGSHTLRRSKRDRVSIVSAGITLHQALAAADALKADGIFVRIIDAYSIKPLDVATLRRALGETRGMVVVEDHYQAGGIGEAVRSELYGSVKPIISLCVRQEPRSGKPDQLLAYEKIGKHAIMQAVKRILK; encoded by the coding sequence ATGAGTTTTTTGAAATTACAAAAAATTTCTCGTTTGATCCGCTATTGGATCCTCATGATGACTACCGAGGCTCAATCGGGGCACCCGTCATCATCGTTATCAGCTGTTGAGCTGATGGTTGGGCTGTTATTTGGTGGCGTATTTCGTTTTGACGTTACACACCCAAATGACCCACATAATGACCGGCTTATATTTTCAAAAGGACACGCATCGCCACTTTTTTATGCGTTATGGGTTGCTGCTGGAGCAATCCAGCCGTCTCAGCTACGGGCATATCGTAGTTTTTCTAGTTCGCTCGAAGGGCACCCTACCAGACGATTCGCTTTTACTGAATTACCAACGGGTTCGCTCGGCCAGGGACTTTCGATGGGTGTAGGCATGGCGCTACAAGCGCGTCTCACGCGAGCACGCTATCGTACGTTTGTGTTGCTTGGCGATAGTGAAATGGCTGAAGGGGCAAACTGGGAAGCAATTCAGCTGGCAGCGCATTATCATTTGGATTCTTTAATCGGCATTATTGATATTAATCGTCTTGGACAACGTGGGGAAACAATGTATGGCCATCGTTTGGTTGAATATGAACGGCGGATTCGCGCCTTCGGATGGCATACGATGAGCGTGGACGGACACGACCTACGCGCGGTACGGCGGACCTTTGCTCAATTGAAGCAGGGGACCGGCCGGCCAACAATGATATTGGCAAAAACAGTAAAAGGAAAAGGTGTTGCTTTCCTCGAAAATAAAAATAATTGGCACGGCAAAGCTTTGTATCCGCAGCAATTTGCCGATCTACTCCCTTCATTTGCTCAGCTGGATCAGTCAGTACGAGGAAAAATTTTGATGCCAAAAAAATCTAAAACGCACCGTCCTCTTAAAAAGGTTTTACATAAGCAATTGACGAAACAAAAAATTGATTCTGTGCGTGAGGCGCTGGGTGTTGCTGCAGCGCAATTAGGTACGGTTTTCCCCGAGCTTGTTGTGCTTGATGCCGAGGTAAGCAATTCTACGAAAATGAACTATTTCCAAAAAGCTTTTCCTGATCGTTTTTTTGAAATGTTTATTGCCGAGCAAAACATGGTCGGCGTGGCACTTGGAATGGCGCGTCGAGGATTACACCCCATAGTTTCGACGTTTGGTGCTTTTTTGTTGCGTGCAGCAGATCAGATACGTATGAGTCAATATGCGAAAGTACCGATTATGTATATAGGATCGCACCCCGGTGTCACCATCGGTAAGGATGGGTATTCCCAGATGGCGCTTGAAGATATTGCTTTTTTTAGGTCTTTGCGGACGTCGGTGGTTTTGTATCCCGCTGATGCACCTTCTGCACAGAAATTACTGCGTGAGGGGTTAAAAGAAAAAGGTATTGTTTATATTCGATCAACGCGCAACGCGACTCCGCAGCTTTACCGATCATCTGATCGGTTTGTCGTCGGAGGATCGCATACGCTTCGCCGGAGCAAGCGGGATAGAGTTAGTATTGTGAGCGCAGGCATTACACTGCATCAAGCACTCGCAGCCGCTGATGCATTAAAGGCAGATGGAATTTTTGTTCGCATCATCGACGCGTATAGCATCAAACCGCTAGACGTTGCTACGCTCAGGCGGGCGCTGGGTGAAACACGTGGGATGGTCGTAGTGGAAGATCATTATCAGGCAGGCGGGATAGGAGAAGCAGTGCGGAGTGAGCTGTATGGTTCAGTCAAACCTATTATTTCGCTTTGTGTGCGCCAGGAACCACGTAGTGGCAAACCGGATCAACTTTTGGCTTATGAAAAGATCGGAAAACATGCTATTATGCAAGCAGTGAAGCGAATTTTAAAATAG
- a CDS encoding carbohydrate kinase family protein translates to MFDVTTIGSATQDIYVFSRQFHFHEDPRRKSGLIEWFAFGTKIELDDIVFEVGGGATNAAYTFKNQGLKTACVARIGNDGAGFDVQRSLKQAGITDHLLVDRRLRTGSGVIFLGRTGERTILVYRGATKNFKADDIKKSWLTHTRWVYITSLGGDIVALERVVRLAHSHSVKISFNPGKREIDAHPGRVQRLLRHCTVVQLNREEAAALTGRAYANIRGMFRQLREWTPGIILITEGDRGAYYSVDNTAWRVILNAIPGKDMTGAGDAFGSGFVAGLIRFKGDVTRALRLALNNAASTIKQIGAKNGLLKRNDRLNHVTYTTKQVINL, encoded by the coding sequence ATGTTTGATGTCACGACAATTGGTTCTGCCACCCAAGACATTTATGTCTTCAGTAGGCAGTTTCACTTTCATGAAGACCCGCGCAGAAAAAGCGGATTGATCGAGTGGTTTGCTTTTGGCACAAAAATTGAGCTTGACGACATTGTATTTGAAGTCGGCGGGGGAGCGACGAATGCCGCATATACATTTAAAAACCAAGGATTAAAAACGGCTTGCGTCGCACGCATTGGAAATGATGGCGCTGGTTTTGATGTGCAGCGTTCACTGAAGCAGGCTGGCATTACTGATCATCTTTTGGTCGATCGCCGCCTGCGTACTGGTAGTGGCGTTATCTTTTTAGGTCGAACGGGCGAGCGAACGATTCTTGTCTATCGCGGAGCAACAAAAAACTTCAAAGCGGACGATATAAAAAAATCGTGGCTCACACATACCCGTTGGGTATATATTACTTCTTTAGGAGGCGACATAGTTGCCCTTGAGCGTGTCGTTCGTTTGGCCCATTCGCATTCAGTAAAAATCAGTTTTAATCCGGGAAAGCGCGAAATTGATGCGCATCCTGGACGGGTACAGCGTTTGCTGCGCCATTGCACGGTGGTGCAGCTTAATCGAGAAGAAGCCGCTGCACTGACAGGGCGTGCGTATGCGAATATTCGGGGAATGTTTCGACAATTACGCGAATGGACGCCCGGTATTATTTTAATTACTGAGGGCGATCGTGGCGCTTATTACTCGGTGGACAACACCGCCTGGCGTGTTATACTAAACGCAATACCGGGAAAGGATATGACAGGCGCAGGCGATGCATTTGGTTCAGGGTTTGTGGCTGGTCTGATCCGTTTCAAAGGCGATGTCACGCGGGCTCTCCGGCTAGCGCTCAATAACGCGGCGTCTACTATTAAACAGATTGGCGCAAAGAACGGATTGCTGAAGCGGAACGATCGGTTGAATCATGTGACTTATACAACGAAACAAGTAATTAATTTATAA
- a CDS encoding cupredoxin domain-containing protein — MNNKTLALVLIILVIVVGGFIAWYLLQNDESATTNLNNAVSTVANRQRPPESTVWIIDGNFSPSVITIRSGESVTWVNQDETARQVSSMAVGDSSAGSLFKSEELTTDESFTHTFDTAGTWSYYDELNPIKSGQVIVE, encoded by the coding sequence ATGAATAATAAAACGCTCGCGCTTGTCCTTATAATTTTAGTTATTGTGGTAGGCGGATTCATTGCCTGGTACTTATTGCAAAATGATGAATCTGCGACAACAAATTTAAATAATGCGGTCAGTACCGTGGCTAACCGTCAACGACCTCCCGAGAGCACCGTTTGGATCATTGATGGCAATTTCAGCCCTTCAGTGATCACAATACGTTCTGGCGAATCCGTTACATGGGTCAATCAGGATGAGACCGCCCGTCAGGTAAGTTCTATGGCTGTGGGCGATTCGAGCGCCGGAAGTTTATTTAAATCAGAAGAATTGACGACGGATGAGTCATTCACCCATACGTTTGATACTGCCGGTACTTGGAGTTATTATGATGAACTTAACCCTATTAAGAGCGGGCAGGTTATCGTCGAATAA
- a CDS encoding glycosyltransferase family 2 protein: MLPLSISLSEYRQYRILEYIPGVMVWITILGALALSLIQPIWAIYFIIVFDLYWLVRILYMIFFVVHSFRKYRQAIRIDWLDRVQRHAHWQDYYHAIFIPTYQEPLEVLESTFAGLIRSDYPLDKFIVILCGEEKDKDNFSQVAHAIEDRYGQRFFRFMVTVHPSGLPGEIAGKGSNIAWAGERLREYVDSIGLPYEQVIVSSFDSDTVVHEHYFAHLTDTYLSHPNPTRASYQPLALFNNNIWDSPALTRVIAYSTSFWLMGEQSRPERMFTFSSHSMSLKALVDVGFWQSDIVTEDSRICLQCYMEYDGKYEVVPLHIPVSMDVVLGRTFWQSLKNQYIQQRRWAYGVENFPYMVWNFGRNKSMPFVQKFRYIFNQLEGVYSWATAPILIFIMGNLPIWLANQREYPDLLSQSAPHILQWLMTAAMLGLLTQAVLGATLLPKRPSRHNRWKYIFMVAQWALIPITLIGWGAVPAIDAQTRLLLGKYLGFDVTQKVRKNASSS; this comes from the coding sequence ATGCTGCCACTAAGTATATCATTATCAGAATACCGTCAGTATCGCATCCTGGAATATATTCCGGGTGTGATGGTTTGGATCACAATTCTAGGCGCGCTGGCACTGTCATTGATTCAGCCGATTTGGGCGATTTATTTTATTATTGTGTTTGACCTTTATTGGTTAGTGCGAATCCTGTATATGATATTTTTTGTTGTACATTCGTTTCGTAAATATCGACAAGCGATTCGTATTGACTGGCTTGATCGAGTGCAGCGTCATGCCCATTGGCAAGATTACTATCATGCCATATTTATTCCCACGTACCAGGAGCCCCTTGAGGTGCTTGAGTCGACCTTTGCTGGATTAATAAGAAGCGATTACCCGTTGGATAAATTTATCGTTATTTTATGTGGAGAAGAAAAGGATAAGGACAATTTTTCTCAGGTCGCCCATGCAATTGAGGATCGCTATGGGCAGCGCTTTTTCCGATTTATGGTGACAGTACATCCGAGCGGACTACCCGGTGAGATAGCTGGTAAGGGGTCAAATATTGCCTGGGCGGGGGAGCGGCTTCGTGAATATGTCGATTCCATTGGGCTGCCCTATGAACAGGTCATCGTGTCGTCGTTTGATAGTGATACGGTTGTGCATGAGCATTATTTCGCTCATTTGACCGATACCTATCTCTCACATCCAAATCCAACGCGGGCCAGCTATCAGCCTTTAGCGCTTTTTAATAATAATATATGGGACTCTCCCGCTTTGACTCGAGTAATTGCGTATAGCACATCATTTTGGCTCATGGGTGAGCAAAGCCGGCCCGAACGAATGTTCACGTTTTCATCGCACAGCATGAGTCTAAAAGCACTGGTCGATGTAGGTTTTTGGCAGAGTGATATTGTAACTGAAGATTCGCGCATTTGCCTCCAATGCTATATGGAATATGATGGTAAATACGAAGTGGTACCGCTGCATATTCCGGTATCGATGGATGTCGTGCTTGGTCGTACATTTTGGCAGTCACTAAAAAACCAATATATCCAACAACGCCGCTGGGCGTATGGCGTGGAAAATTTTCCATATATGGTGTGGAATTTCGGAAGAAACAAAAGCATGCCGTTCGTCCAAAAATTCCGATATATTTTTAATCAGCTTGAAGGAGTATATTCTTGGGCGACCGCCCCGATACTTATTTTCATTATGGGTAATTTGCCAATATGGCTGGCGAATCAGCGTGAATACCCGGATTTACTTTCACAATCAGCCCCCCATATTTTGCAGTGGTTAATGACAGCCGCGATGCTTGGATTGCTCACCCAAGCAGTATTGGGGGCGACGTTACTACCTAAACGCCCTTCCCGCCATAACCGCTGGAAGTATATTTTTATGGTAGCGCAGTGGGCGCTGATCCCGATCACCTTGATTGGTTGGGGAGCGGTGCCCGCTATCGATGCTCAGACTCGGCTACTCCTCGGGAAGTATTTGGGGTTTGATGTAACTCAAAAAGTCCGCAAAAACGCGTCGTCATCCTAA
- a CDS encoding methionyl-tRNA formyltransferase, with the protein MKQNRVKTYSAIFAGTPEFAVPVLNVLHGMPEIQLQAVITQPDKPVGRKQTVTASPIKQQANVYALPVLQPGSLRSTKIFDAILKYKPDIGIVVAYGKIIPPEVLKIPTYGWVNIHASLLPAYRGASPMQAAIVHGDTETGVTLMQLDAGLDTGPIIAQLKTPISSQTTISELHDTLSTRGATLLQQSLIPYLQGDLPAQAQPSSNTSMTRPIQTSDGSIDWQTSATHIERQIRAYTPWPGVYTFWKAIRLIIKKAHIADNFEETIAGRVKRKGKQLIVGTGNGALVIDEIQREGKKSQSAEAFLAGAANIDGAQLG; encoded by the coding sequence ATGAAGCAGAACCGAGTGAAAACTTATAGCGCGATTTTTGCCGGAACTCCAGAATTTGCCGTGCCTGTACTAAATGTTCTGCATGGCATGCCGGAGATACAGCTTCAGGCGGTCATCACCCAACCCGACAAACCAGTGGGAAGAAAGCAAACGGTAACTGCTTCACCCATCAAACAGCAGGCCAACGTCTACGCACTCCCTGTGCTTCAACCAGGGTCGCTTCGAAGTACAAAAATTTTTGACGCTATACTGAAGTACAAGCCGGATATCGGGATTGTCGTGGCATACGGGAAAATTATTCCCCCTGAAGTTTTGAAAATTCCCACATACGGATGGGTAAATATTCACGCTTCGTTGCTTCCTGCCTACCGCGGCGCTTCTCCGATGCAAGCGGCTATAGTACATGGCGACACGGAAACAGGGGTTACTCTTATGCAATTGGACGCCGGCCTCGATACAGGTCCAATTATTGCCCAGCTAAAAACACCAATTTCTTCTCAAACAACAATTAGCGAATTGCACGACACTTTATCGACTCGTGGCGCGACATTGCTTCAACAATCACTAATCCCCTATCTTCAGGGTGATTTACCAGCCCAGGCACAGCCAAGCTCCAATACATCAATGACGAGGCCAATCCAGACCTCGGATGGAAGTATTGATTGGCAAACCAGCGCGACACATATTGAACGACAAATCAGAGCCTACACGCCATGGCCGGGAGTTTACACCTTTTGGAAGGCGATTCGATTAATTATTAAAAAAGCCCATATTGCTGATAATTTTGAAGAAACAATTGCCGGAAGAGTCAAGCGCAAAGGAAAACAGTTAATCGTTGGGACAGGAAATGGCGCTTTGGTAATTGACGAAATACAACGAGAAGGTAAAAAAAGTCAGTCTGCAGAAGCATTCCTGGCAGGAGCGGCTAACATTGATGGCGCTCAGTTAGGATGA